In a single window of the Biomphalaria glabrata chromosome 5, xgBioGlab47.1, whole genome shotgun sequence genome:
- the LOC106078994 gene encoding uncharacterized protein LOC106078994, with translation MIVLMSMIALLSKVLFSDGCDTGWFGSKCQYKCHCKIKCHISGDCQGPCEKGWFGYKCQYRDVALADTIRTDPPLEYVADFLKDDRNDLCVTSGTITIQWSRSYFIFLTRIVAPKPAIFYSAVRFLIKYNHSANVEEANITGIIIHQNTLDIYFSLNQGIDTLILQTDTVFMTCSLWVSTGRNVALKQNTEQSSTDDVSLSSQGKAVDGDKTTCSRTNKQDERSFWTITFEQFYFLRNVQTIFDELSRDKFYSMTMFDERRKIIYHNPRFDSNHLHERLPKREQKVQTITVRVIANPEEDSSLGLCEFEAYAECPPMMWGLECNNDCNSSCTQGCRTDDGLCSDYCLGYLDPPLCTKECDLGLYGMNCVRKCPDNCKNQTCHHVTGKCHQCVAGYLGKFCDTQCATGFYGDNCTYSCSDNCRNQTCDASNGQCLKCIEGHQGLYCEEECNTGFYGDNCTYSCSVNCRNQTCDASNGQCLKCIEGHQGLYCEEKCNTGFYGDNCTYSCSVNCRNQTCDASNGQCLKCIEGHQGLYCEEGKAINFNFFLFCCA, from the exons ATGATTGTCTTAATGAGTATGATTGCCTTGTTATCTAAAGTTCTTTTTTCAG ACGGTTGTGACACTGGCTGGTTTGGCTCGAAATGTCAGTATAAATGTCACTGCAAAATAAAGTGCCATATTAGCGGTGATTGTCAAGGCCCTTGTGAAAAAGGATGGTTTGGCTACAAATGTCAGTACA GGGATGTTGCCTTGGCTGATACCATTCGAACTGATCCTCCATTGGAATATGTTGCGGACTTTTTAAAAGACGACAGAAATGACCTGTGCGTTACCTCTGGTACAATTACTATTCAATGGTCAAGATCATATTTCATCTTTTTGACAAGAATAGTGGCTCCTAAACCag ctATATTTTATTCTGCTGTACGATTCTTAATCAAATATAATCATTCTGCAAACGTTGAAGAAGCCAATATAACTGGGATTATAATACACCAAAACACTCTAGACATCTACTTTTCATTAAATCAAGGAATTGATACTTTAATCTTGCAAACTGACACCGTCTTTATGACATGTTCTTTGTGGGTCAGTACAG GTCGAAACGTCGCTTTAAAGCAAAACACTGAACAAAGTAGTACGGATGACGTAAGCCTTTCATCGCAAGGCAAGGCAGTAGATGGTGATAAAACGACCTGCTCAAGAACTAATAAGCAAGATGAAAGGTCATTTTGGACTATAACTTTTGAGCAATTCTATTTCCTCAGGAATGTTCAGACTATATTCGACG AACTGTCTAGAGACAAGTTTTATAGCATGACTATGTTTGACGAACGGCGTAAAATTATTTATCACAACCCTCGCTTTGACTCTAACCATCTTCATGAAAGGCTTCCTAAAAGAGAACAAAAAGTCCAGACAATTACTGTGCGAGTTATAGCTAACCCTGAAGAAGATTCATCTCTGGGACTCTGTGAATTCGAAGCATACGCAG AATGTCCACCAATGATGTGGGGTCTAGAATGTAACAATGACTGTAACAGCTCCTGTACACAAGGATGTCGCACTGATGATGGATTGTGTTCAGATTATTGTCTTGGGTACTTAGATCCTCCACTGTGCACAAAAG AATGTGATTTAGGGCTCTACGGTATGAACTGTGTAAGGAAATGTCCAGACAACTGTAAAAATCAAACTTGTCATCACGTCACTGGGAAATGTCATCAATGTGTGGCTGGATACCTGGGAAAATTTTGTGATACAC aatgTGCTACTGGATTCTATGGAGATAACTGTACATACAGCTGTTCAGACAATTGTCGGAATCAAACATGTGATGCTTCAAATggacaatgtttaaaatgtatagaaGGACATCAAGGACTTTATTGCGAAGAGG aatgTAATACTGGATTCTATGGAGATAACTGTACATACAGCTGTTCAGTCAATTGTCGGAATCAAACATGTGATGCTTCAAATggacaatgtttaaaatgtatagaaGGACATCAAGGACTTTATTGCGAAGAGA aatgTAATACTGGATTCTATGGAGATAACTGTACATACAGCTGTTCAGTCAATTGTCGGAATCAAACATGTGATGCTTCAAATggacaatgtttaaaatgtatagaaGGACATCAAGGACTTTATTGCGAAGAGGGTAAAGctataaatttcaatttttttttattttgttgtgctTAA